A portion of the Macaca mulatta isolate MMU2019108-1 chromosome 2, T2T-MMU8v2.0, whole genome shotgun sequence genome contains these proteins:
- the MST1R gene encoding macrophage-stimulating protein receptor isoform X16 — MELLPPLPQSFLLLLLLPAKPAAAKEWQCPRTPYAASRDFNVKYMVPSFSAGGLVQTMVTYQGDKNESAVFVAIRNRLHVLGPDLKSVQSLATGPAGDPGCQTCAACGPGPHGPSGDTDTKVLVLEPALPALVSCGSSLQGRCFLHDLDPQGTAVHLAAPACLFSAHHNRPDDCPDCVASPLGTRVTVVEQGQASYFYVASSLDAAVAASFSPRSVSIRRLKADASGFAPGFVALSVLPKHLVSYSIEYVHSFHTGAFVYFLTVQPASVTDAPGALHTRLARLSATEPELGDYRELVLDCRFAPKRRRRGAPEGGQPYPVLRVAHSAPVGAQLATELSIAEGQEVLFGVFVAGKDSGPGVGPNSVVCAFPIDLLDTLIDEGVERCCESPVHPGLRRGLDFFQSPSFCPNPPGLEAPSPNTSCRHFPLLVSSSFSRVDLFNGLLGTVEVTALYVTRLDNVTVAHMGTADGRILQVELARSLNYLLYVSNFSLGDSGQPVQRDVSRLGDHLFFASGEQVFQVPIQGPGCRHFLTCGRCLRAQRFMGCGWCGNMCGRQKECPGSWQQDHCPPKLTEFHPHSGPLRGSTRLTLCGSNFYLHPSGLVPEGTHQITVGQSPCQPLPKDSSKLRGSPWCPRPVPRKDFVEEFECELEPLGTQAVGPTNVSLTVTNMPPGKHFRVDGTSMLRGFFFMEPVLIAVQPLFGPRAGGTCLTLEGQSLSVGTSRAVLVNGTECLLARVSEGQLLCATPPGAMVASVPLSLQVGGAQVPGSWTFHYREDPVVLSISPNCGYSNSHITICGQHLTSAWHLVLSFHDGLRAVESRCERQLPEQQLCRLPEYVVQDPQGWVAGNLSAWGDGAAGFTLPGFRFLTPPHPPSANLIPLKPEEHAIKFEYIGLGAVTDCVGVNVTVGGESCQHEFRGDMVVCPLPPSLQLGKDGAPLQVCVDGECRILGRVVWPGPDGVPQSTLLGILLPLLLLVAALATALVFSYWWQRKQLVLPPNLDDLASLDQTTGATPLPILYSGSDYRSGLGHFGVVYHGEYIDQAQNRIQCAIKSLSRITEMQQVEAFLREGLLMRGLNHPNVLALIGIMLPPEGLPHVLLPYMCHGDLLQFIRSPQRNPTVKDLISFGLQVAHGMEYLAEQKFVHRDLAARNCMLDESFTVKVADFGLARDILDKEYYSVRQHRHARLPVKWMALESLQTYRFTTKSDVWSFGVLLWELLTRGAPPYPHIDPFDLTHFLAQGRRLPQPEYCPNSLYQVMQQCWEADPAARPTFGVLVGEVEQIVSALLGDHYVQLPATYMNLGPSTSHEMNVHPEQQQSSPMPGSAHRPRPLSEPPRPT; from the exons ATGGAGCTCCTCCCTCCGCTGCCTCAGTCCTTCttactgctgctgctgttgcctGCCAAGCCCGCGGCGGCCAAGGAATGGCAGTGCCCGCGCACCCCCTACGCGGCCTCTCGAGACTTTAACGTGAAGTACATGGTGCCCAGCTTCTCCGCCGGAGGCCTGGTGCAGACCATGGTGACCTACCAGGGCGACAAAAATGAGAGTGCTGTGTTTGTAGCCATACGCAATCGCCTGCACGTGCTTGGGCCTGACCTGAAGTCTGTCCAGAGCCTGGCCACGGGCCCTGCTGGGGACCCTGGCTGCCAGACGTGTGCAGCCTGTGGCCCAGGCCCCCACGGCCCTTCCGGTGACACAGACACAAAGGTGCTGGTGCTGGAGCCCGCGCTGCCTGCCCTGGTCAGTTGTGGCTCCAGCCTGCAGGGCCGCTGCTTCCTGCATGACCTAGATCCCCAAGGGACAGCCGTGCATCTGGCAGCGCCAGCCTGCCTCTTCTCAGCCCACCATAACCGGCCCGATGACTGCCCCGACTGTGTGGCCAGCCCATTGGGCACCCGTGTGACTGTGGTTGAGCAAGGCCAGGCCTCCTATTTCTACGTGGCATCCTCACTGGACGCAGCCGTGGCTGCCAGCTTCAGCCCACGCTCAGTGTCTATCAGGCGTCTCAAGGCCGACGCCTCGGGATTTGCACCGGGCTTTGTGGCGTTGTCAGTGCTGCCCAAGCATcttgtctcctacagtattgaATACGTGCACAGCTTCCATACGGGAGCCTTCGTCTACTTCCTGACTGTACAGCCGGCCAGCGTGACTGATGCTCCTGGTGCCCTGCACACACGCCTGGCACGACTTAGCGCCACTGAGCCAGAGTTGGGTGACTATCGGGAGCTGGTCCTCGACTGCAGATTTGCTCCAAAACGCAGGCGCCGGGGGGCCCCAGAGGGCGGACAGCCCTACCCTGTGCTGCGGGTGGCCCACTCTGCTCCAGTGGGTGCTCAACTTGCCACTGAGCTGAGCATTGCTGAGGGCCAGGAAGTGCTATTTGGGGTCTTTGTGGCTGGCAAGGATAGTGGCCCTGGCGTGGGCCCCAACTCTGTCGTCTGTGCCTTCCCCATTGACCTGCTGGACACATTAATTGATGAAGGTGTGGAGCGCTGTTGTGAATCCCCAGTCCATCCAGGCCTCCGGCGAGGCCTCGACTTCTTCCAGTCACCCAGTTTTTGCCCCAACCCG CCTGGCCTGGAGGCCCCCAGCCCCAACACCAGCTGCCGCCACTTCCCTTTGCTGGTCAGTAGCAGCTTCTCACGTGTGGACCTATTCAATGGGCTGTTGGGAACAGTAGAGGTCACTGCACTGTATGTGACACGCCTTGACAACGTCACAGTGGCACACATGGGCACAGCGGATGGGCGTATCCTGCAG GTGGAGCTGGCCAGGTCACTCAACTACTTGCTGTATGTGTCCAACTTCTCACTGGGTGACAGTGGGCAGCCCGTGCAGCGGGATGTCAGTCGCCTTGGGGACCACCTATTCTTCGCCTCTGGGGAGCAG GTTTTCCAGGTGCCTATCCAAGGCCCTGGCTGCCGCCACTTCCTCACCTGTGGGCGTTGCCTAAGGGCACAGCGTTTCATGGGCTGTGGCTGGTGTGGGAACATGTGTGGCCGGCAGAAGGAGTGTCCTGGCTCCTGGCAACAGGACCACTGTCCGCCTAAGCTTACTGAG TTCCACCCCCACAGTGGACCTTTAAGGGGCAGTACAAGGCTGACCCTGTGTGGCTCCAACTTCTACCTGCACCCTTCTGGTCTGGTGCCTGAGGGAACCCATCAGATCACGGTGGGCCAAAGTCCCTGCCAGCCACTGCCCAAGGACAGCTCAAAACTCAG GGGTTCCCCCTGGTGCCCCAGACCAGTGCCCCGGAAAGACTTTGTAGAGGAGTTTGAGTGTGAACTGGAGCCCTTGGGCACCCAAGCAGTGGGGCCTACCAACGTCAGCCTCACCGTGACTAACATGCCACCGGGCAAGCACTTCCGGGTAGACGGCACCTCCATGCTGAGAGGCTTCTTTTTCATG GAGCCAGTGCTGATAGCAGTGCAACCCCTCTTTGGCCCACGGGCAGGAGGCACCTGTCTCACTCTTGAAGGCCAGAGTCTGTCTGTAGGCACCAGCCGGGCTGTGCTGGTCAATGGGACTGAGTGTCTGCTAGCACG GGTCAGTGAGGGGCAGCTTTTATGTGCCACACCCCCTGGGGCCATGGTGGCCAGTGTCCCCCTTAGCCTGCAGGTGGGGGGTGCCCAGGTACCTGGTTCCTGGACCTTCCACTACAGAGAAGACCCTGTCGTGCTAAGCATCAGCCCCAACTGTGGCTACAG CAACTCCCACATCACCATCTGTGGCCAGCATCTAACTTCAGCATGGCACTTAGTGCTGTCATTCCATGACGGGCTCAGGGCAGTGGAGAGCAGG TGTGAGAGGCAGCTTCCAGAGCAGCAGTTGTGCCGCCTGCCTGAATATGTGGTCCAAGACCCCCAGGGATGGGTGGCAGGAAATCTGAGTGCCTGGGGGGATGGAGCTGCTGGCTTTACACTGCCTGGCTTTCGCTTCCTAACCCCACCCCATCCACCCAGTGCCAACCTAATTCCACTGAAGCCTGAGGAGCATGCCATTAAGTTTGAG TATAttgggctgggtgctgtgactGACTGCGTGGGTGTCAACGTGACCGTGGGTGGTGAGAGCTGCCAGCACGAGTTCCGGGGGGACATGGTTGTCTGCCCCCTGCCCCCATCCCTGCAGCTTGGCAAGGATGGTGCCCCACTGCAG GTCTGCGTGGATGGTGAATGTCGCATCCTGGGTAGAGTGGTGTGGCCAGGGCCAGATGGGGTCCCACAGAGCACGCTCCTTGGTATCCTGCTGCCTTTGCTGCTGCTTGTGGCCGCATTGGCCACTGCACTGGTCTTCAGCTACTGGTGGCAGAGGAAGCAGCTAG TTCTTCCTCCCAACCTGGATGACCTGGCATCCCTGGACCAGACTACTGGAGCCACACCCCTGCCTATTCTCTACTCGGGCTCTGACTACAGAAGTGGCCTTG GCCACTTTGGAGTTGTCTACCATGGAGAATACATAGACCAGGCCCAGAATCGAATCCAATGTGCCATCAAGTCACTAAGTC GCATCACAGAGATGCAGCAGGTGGAGGCCTTCCTTCGAGAGGGGCTGCTCATGCGTGGCCTGAACCACCCGAATGTGCTGGCTCTCATTGGTATCATGTTGCCACCCGAGGGCCTGCCCCATGTGCTGCTGCCCTATATGTGCCACGGTGACCTGCTCCAGTTCATCCGCTCACCTCAGCGG AACCCCACCGTGAAGGACCTCATCAGCTTTGGCCTGCAGGTAGCCCATGGCATGGAGTACCTCGCAGAGCAGAAGTTTGTGCACAGGGACCTGGCTGCGCGAAACTGCAT GCTGGACGAGTCATTCACTGTCAAAGTGGCTGACTTTGGTTTGGCCCGTGACATCCTGGACAAGGAATACTATAGTGTTCGACAGCATCGCCACGCTCGCCTACCTGTGAAGTGGATGGCGCTGGAGAGCCTGCAGACCTATAGATTTACCACCAAGTCTGATGTG TGGTCATTTGGTGTGCTGCTGTGGGAACTGTTGACACGGGGTGCCCCACCATACCCCCACATCGACCCTTTTGACCTCACCCACTTCCTGGCCCAGGGTCGGCGCCTGCCCCAGCCTGAGTATTGCCCCAATTCTCT GTACCAAGTGATGCAGCAATGCTGGGAGGCGGACCCAGCAGCACGACCCACCTTCGGAGTACTAGTGGGGGAAGTGGAGCAGATAGTGTCTGCACTGCTTGGGGACCATTATGTGCAGCTGCCAGCAACCTACATGAACCTGGGCCCCAGCACCTCACATGAGATGAATGTGCATCCAGAACAGCAGCAGTCCTCACCCATGCCAGGGAGTGCACACCGGCCCCGGCCACTCTCAGAGCCTCCTCGGCCCACTTGA
- the MST1R gene encoding macrophage-stimulating protein receptor isoform X6, translating into MELLPPLPQSFLLLLLLPAKPAAAKEWQCPRTPYAASRDFNVKYMVPSFSAGGLVQTMVTYQGDKNESAVFVAIRNRLHVLGPDLKSVQSLATGPAGDPGCQTCAACGPGPHGPSGDTDTKVLVLEPALPALVSCGSSLQGRCFLHDLDPQGTAVHLAAPACLFSAHHNRPDDCPDCVASPLGTRVTVVEQGQASYFYVASSLDAAVAASFSPRSVSIRRLKADASGFAPGFVALSVLPKHLVSYSIEYVHSFHTGAFVYFLTVQPASVTDAPGALHTRLARLSATEPELGDYRELVLDCRFAPKRRRRGAPEGGQPYPVLRVAHSAPVGAQLATELSIAEGQEVLFGVFVAGKDSGPGVGPNSVVCAFPIDLLDTLIDEGVERCCESPVHPGLRRGLDFFQSPSFCPNPPGLEAPSPNTSCRHFPLLVSSSFSRVDLFNGLLGTVEVTALYVTRLDNVTVAHMGTADGRILQVELARSLNYLLYVSNFSLGDSGQPVQRDVSRLGDHLFFASGEQVFQVPIQGPGCRHFLTCGRCLRAQRFMGCGWCGNMCGRQKECPGSWQQDHCPPKLTEFHPHSGPLRGSTRLTLCGSNFYLHPSGLVPEGTHQITVGQSPCQPLPKDSSKLRGSPWCPRPVPRKDFVEEFECELEPLGTQAVGPTNVSLTVTNMPPGKHFRVDGTSMLRGFFFMEPVLIAVQPLFGPRAGGTCLTLEGQSLSVGTSRAVLVNGTECLLARVSEGQLLCATPPGAMVASVPLSLQVGGAQVPGSWTFHYREDPVVLSISPNCGYSNSHITICGQHLTSAWHLVLSFHDGLRAVESRCERQLPEQQLCRLPEYVVQDPQGWVAGNLSAWGDGAAGFTLPGFRFLTPPHPPSANLIPLKPEEHAIKFEYIGLGAVTDCVGVNVTVGGESCQHEFRGDMVVCPLPPSLQLGKDGAPLQVCVDGECRILGRVVWPGPDGVPQSTLLGILLPLLLLVAALATALVFSYWWQRKQLVLPPNLDDLASLDQTTGATPLPILYSGSDYRSGLDSTCVHGASFSNSEDESCVPLLRKESIQLRDLDSALLAEVKDVLIPHERVVTHSDRVIGKGHFGVVYHGEYIDQAQNRIQCAIKSLSRITEMQQVEAFLREGLLMRGLNHPNVLALIGIMLPPEGLPHVLLPYMCHGDLLQFIRSPQRNPTVKDLISFGLQVAHGMEYLAEQKFVHRDLAARNCMLDESFTVKVADFGLARDILDKEYYSVRQHRHARLPVKWMALESLQTYRFTTKSDVWSFGVLLWELLTRGAPPYPHIDPFDLTHFLAQGRRLPQPEYCPNSLYQVMQQCWEADPAARPTFGVLVGEVEQIVSALLGDHYVQLPATYMNLGPSTSHEMNVHPEQQQSSPMPGSAHRPRPLSEPPRPT; encoded by the exons ATGGAGCTCCTCCCTCCGCTGCCTCAGTCCTTCttactgctgctgctgttgcctGCCAAGCCCGCGGCGGCCAAGGAATGGCAGTGCCCGCGCACCCCCTACGCGGCCTCTCGAGACTTTAACGTGAAGTACATGGTGCCCAGCTTCTCCGCCGGAGGCCTGGTGCAGACCATGGTGACCTACCAGGGCGACAAAAATGAGAGTGCTGTGTTTGTAGCCATACGCAATCGCCTGCACGTGCTTGGGCCTGACCTGAAGTCTGTCCAGAGCCTGGCCACGGGCCCTGCTGGGGACCCTGGCTGCCAGACGTGTGCAGCCTGTGGCCCAGGCCCCCACGGCCCTTCCGGTGACACAGACACAAAGGTGCTGGTGCTGGAGCCCGCGCTGCCTGCCCTGGTCAGTTGTGGCTCCAGCCTGCAGGGCCGCTGCTTCCTGCATGACCTAGATCCCCAAGGGACAGCCGTGCATCTGGCAGCGCCAGCCTGCCTCTTCTCAGCCCACCATAACCGGCCCGATGACTGCCCCGACTGTGTGGCCAGCCCATTGGGCACCCGTGTGACTGTGGTTGAGCAAGGCCAGGCCTCCTATTTCTACGTGGCATCCTCACTGGACGCAGCCGTGGCTGCCAGCTTCAGCCCACGCTCAGTGTCTATCAGGCGTCTCAAGGCCGACGCCTCGGGATTTGCACCGGGCTTTGTGGCGTTGTCAGTGCTGCCCAAGCATcttgtctcctacagtattgaATACGTGCACAGCTTCCATACGGGAGCCTTCGTCTACTTCCTGACTGTACAGCCGGCCAGCGTGACTGATGCTCCTGGTGCCCTGCACACACGCCTGGCACGACTTAGCGCCACTGAGCCAGAGTTGGGTGACTATCGGGAGCTGGTCCTCGACTGCAGATTTGCTCCAAAACGCAGGCGCCGGGGGGCCCCAGAGGGCGGACAGCCCTACCCTGTGCTGCGGGTGGCCCACTCTGCTCCAGTGGGTGCTCAACTTGCCACTGAGCTGAGCATTGCTGAGGGCCAGGAAGTGCTATTTGGGGTCTTTGTGGCTGGCAAGGATAGTGGCCCTGGCGTGGGCCCCAACTCTGTCGTCTGTGCCTTCCCCATTGACCTGCTGGACACATTAATTGATGAAGGTGTGGAGCGCTGTTGTGAATCCCCAGTCCATCCAGGCCTCCGGCGAGGCCTCGACTTCTTCCAGTCACCCAGTTTTTGCCCCAACCCG CCTGGCCTGGAGGCCCCCAGCCCCAACACCAGCTGCCGCCACTTCCCTTTGCTGGTCAGTAGCAGCTTCTCACGTGTGGACCTATTCAATGGGCTGTTGGGAACAGTAGAGGTCACTGCACTGTATGTGACACGCCTTGACAACGTCACAGTGGCACACATGGGCACAGCGGATGGGCGTATCCTGCAG GTGGAGCTGGCCAGGTCACTCAACTACTTGCTGTATGTGTCCAACTTCTCACTGGGTGACAGTGGGCAGCCCGTGCAGCGGGATGTCAGTCGCCTTGGGGACCACCTATTCTTCGCCTCTGGGGAGCAG GTTTTCCAGGTGCCTATCCAAGGCCCTGGCTGCCGCCACTTCCTCACCTGTGGGCGTTGCCTAAGGGCACAGCGTTTCATGGGCTGTGGCTGGTGTGGGAACATGTGTGGCCGGCAGAAGGAGTGTCCTGGCTCCTGGCAACAGGACCACTGTCCGCCTAAGCTTACTGAG TTCCACCCCCACAGTGGACCTTTAAGGGGCAGTACAAGGCTGACCCTGTGTGGCTCCAACTTCTACCTGCACCCTTCTGGTCTGGTGCCTGAGGGAACCCATCAGATCACGGTGGGCCAAAGTCCCTGCCAGCCACTGCCCAAGGACAGCTCAAAACTCAG GGGTTCCCCCTGGTGCCCCAGACCAGTGCCCCGGAAAGACTTTGTAGAGGAGTTTGAGTGTGAACTGGAGCCCTTGGGCACCCAAGCAGTGGGGCCTACCAACGTCAGCCTCACCGTGACTAACATGCCACCGGGCAAGCACTTCCGGGTAGACGGCACCTCCATGCTGAGAGGCTTCTTTTTCATG GAGCCAGTGCTGATAGCAGTGCAACCCCTCTTTGGCCCACGGGCAGGAGGCACCTGTCTCACTCTTGAAGGCCAGAGTCTGTCTGTAGGCACCAGCCGGGCTGTGCTGGTCAATGGGACTGAGTGTCTGCTAGCACG GGTCAGTGAGGGGCAGCTTTTATGTGCCACACCCCCTGGGGCCATGGTGGCCAGTGTCCCCCTTAGCCTGCAGGTGGGGGGTGCCCAGGTACCTGGTTCCTGGACCTTCCACTACAGAGAAGACCCTGTCGTGCTAAGCATCAGCCCCAACTGTGGCTACAG CAACTCCCACATCACCATCTGTGGCCAGCATCTAACTTCAGCATGGCACTTAGTGCTGTCATTCCATGACGGGCTCAGGGCAGTGGAGAGCAGG TGTGAGAGGCAGCTTCCAGAGCAGCAGTTGTGCCGCCTGCCTGAATATGTGGTCCAAGACCCCCAGGGATGGGTGGCAGGAAATCTGAGTGCCTGGGGGGATGGAGCTGCTGGCTTTACACTGCCTGGCTTTCGCTTCCTAACCCCACCCCATCCACCCAGTGCCAACCTAATTCCACTGAAGCCTGAGGAGCATGCCATTAAGTTTGAG TATAttgggctgggtgctgtgactGACTGCGTGGGTGTCAACGTGACCGTGGGTGGTGAGAGCTGCCAGCACGAGTTCCGGGGGGACATGGTTGTCTGCCCCCTGCCCCCATCCCTGCAGCTTGGCAAGGATGGTGCCCCACTGCAG GTCTGCGTGGATGGTGAATGTCGCATCCTGGGTAGAGTGGTGTGGCCAGGGCCAGATGGGGTCCCACAGAGCACGCTCCTTGGTATCCTGCTGCCTTTGCTGCTGCTTGTGGCCGCATTGGCCACTGCACTGGTCTTCAGCTACTGGTGGCAGAGGAAGCAGCTAG TTCTTCCTCCCAACCTGGATGACCTGGCATCCCTGGACCAGACTACTGGAGCCACACCCCTGCCTATTCTCTACTCGGGCTCTGACTACAGAAGTGGCCTTG ATTCCACTTGTGTCCATGGAGCATCCTTCTCCAATAGTGAAGATGAATCCTGTGTTCCACTGCTGCGGAAAGAGTCCATCCAGCTAAGGGACCTGGACTCTGCGCTGTTGGCTGAGGTCAAGGATGTGCTGATTCCCCATGAGCGGGTGGTCACCCACAGTGACCGAGTCATTGGCAAAG GCCACTTTGGAGTTGTCTACCATGGAGAATACATAGACCAGGCCCAGAATCGAATCCAATGTGCCATCAAGTCACTAAGTC GCATCACAGAGATGCAGCAGGTGGAGGCCTTCCTTCGAGAGGGGCTGCTCATGCGTGGCCTGAACCACCCGAATGTGCTGGCTCTCATTGGTATCATGTTGCCACCCGAGGGCCTGCCCCATGTGCTGCTGCCCTATATGTGCCACGGTGACCTGCTCCAGTTCATCCGCTCACCTCAGCGG AACCCCACCGTGAAGGACCTCATCAGCTTTGGCCTGCAGGTAGCCCATGGCATGGAGTACCTCGCAGAGCAGAAGTTTGTGCACAGGGACCTGGCTGCGCGAAACTGCAT GCTGGACGAGTCATTCACTGTCAAAGTGGCTGACTTTGGTTTGGCCCGTGACATCCTGGACAAGGAATACTATAGTGTTCGACAGCATCGCCACGCTCGCCTACCTGTGAAGTGGATGGCGCTGGAGAGCCTGCAGACCTATAGATTTACCACCAAGTCTGATGTG TGGTCATTTGGTGTGCTGCTGTGGGAACTGTTGACACGGGGTGCCCCACCATACCCCCACATCGACCCTTTTGACCTCACCCACTTCCTGGCCCAGGGTCGGCGCCTGCCCCAGCCTGAGTATTGCCCCAATTCTCT GTACCAAGTGATGCAGCAATGCTGGGAGGCGGACCCAGCAGCACGACCCACCTTCGGAGTACTAGTGGGGGAAGTGGAGCAGATAGTGTCTGCACTGCTTGGGGACCATTATGTGCAGCTGCCAGCAACCTACATGAACCTGGGCCCCAGCACCTCACATGAGATGAATGTGCATCCAGAACAGCAGCAGTCCTCACCCATGCCAGGGAGTGCACACCGGCCCCGGCCACTCTCAGAGCCTCCTCGGCCCACTTGA